In Hyphomicrobiales bacterium, the following are encoded in one genomic region:
- a CDS encoding DNA polymerase III subunit beta yields the protein MKATLERAQLLKSLAHVHRVVERRNTIPILSNVLMRAEGNDLRLKATDLDLEISESVPALIEQAGATTVPAHTLYDIVRKLPEGSEVALEASDNVLTIRAGRSRFSLQMLPESDFPDLTVGDFTHSFEVPADDIKRLIDRTQFAISTEETRYYLNGIYFHAVDGGERPMLRAVATDGHRLAQAEIPAPSGANGMPGIIVPRKAVGEIQKLVENIDGTVGIELSDTKIRLTMDGVVLTSKLIDGTFPDYTRVIPQGNDKMLTVDCDVFKDAVDRVSTISSERGRAVKLQLAENTLVLTVNNPDSGSATEEVAVEYEADPLDIGFNSRYLLDIMAQLDSGTAVFRLADPGSPTLVQDIGDPNALFVLMPMRV from the coding sequence ATGAAAGCGACACTCGAGCGGGCCCAGCTTCTGAAGTCCCTTGCCCACGTTCATCGTGTCGTCGAGCGGCGCAACACCATTCCGATCCTGTCGAATGTGCTGATGCGCGCCGAAGGCAACGATCTGCGCCTGAAGGCGACCGACCTCGATCTCGAGATCTCCGAAAGCGTGCCGGCGCTGATCGAGCAGGCCGGCGCGACCACGGTGCCCGCGCACACGCTCTATGACATCGTCCGCAAGCTGCCCGAGGGGTCGGAAGTGGCGCTGGAAGCCAGCGACAACGTTCTGACCATCCGCGCCGGGCGCTCGCGCTTTTCGCTGCAGATGCTGCCGGAATCCGATTTCCCCGATCTCACCGTCGGCGATTTCACCCACAGCTTCGAAGTACCGGCGGACGACATCAAGCGTCTCATCGACCGCACCCAGTTCGCGATTTCGACGGAAGAGACTCGTTATTACCTGAACGGCATCTATTTCCACGCCGTCGACGGCGGCGAGCGGCCGATGCTGCGTGCGGTCGCGACCGACGGCCACCGTCTCGCCCAGGCCGAGATCCCGGCACCGTCCGGCGCCAACGGCATGCCCGGCATCATCGTGCCGCGAAAGGCGGTCGGCGAGATCCAGAAGCTGGTCGAGAATATTGACGGCACCGTCGGCATCGAGCTGTCGGACACCAAGATCCGCCTCACCATGGACGGCGTGGTGCTGACCTCCAAGCTGATTGACGGCACCTTCCCGGACTACACGCGCGTCATCCCGCAGGGCAACGACAAGATGCTCACCGTTGATTGCGACGTGTTCAAGGACGCCGTCGACCGCGTGTCGACGATCTCCAGCGAACGCGGCCGTGCGGTCAAGCTGCAGCTGGCCGAGAACACGCTGGTGCTGACCGTCAACAATCCGGATTCGGGCAGCGCAACGGAAGAGGTCGCGGTCGAATACGAGGCCGATCCGCTCGATATCGGCTTCAACTCGCGCTACCTGCTCGACATCATGGCCCAGCTCGATTCCGGCACCGCGGTGTTCCGCCTCGCCGATCCGGGTTCGCCGACGCTGGTGCAGGATATCGGCGATCCGAACGCGCTGTTCGTGCTGATGCCGATGCGGGTCTGA
- a CDS encoding RNA helicase, protein MNEFQALGLSNTLLRSLSALGYETPTPIQKASIPIVLDGHDLMGLAQTGTGKTAAFGLPLIQQLVEENTRPGPRGVRALILSPTRELTNQIADSLRDFSKGMRLRVRKVVGGASIHNQIRDLQHGTDILVATPGRLIDLIERRALHIDNTRHLVLDEADQMLDLGFIHSLRKIARAVGTPRQTLLFSATMPKAIEQLAQDFLSDPQRVECATPGKTADRVEQSVHFVHRRGKATLLKELLGKDPDHLSLVFARTKHGAEKLMTHLVASGFDAVSVHGNKSQGQRERAIRAFRNGEARVLVATDVAARGIDIPGVSHVYNFDLPEVSESYVHRIGRTARAGAEGEAISFCSDDEVHLLRGIERLIGIKVRHAGGEMPEGIEEVANNRRGRGNRSNGKSGKFGKPNQGQRSRSSSERSSRPDRKAEGEAGGRSERRRDDQAGNGGDRGRPWSKGKKVEGEARARTDYRQEARRDDQSGNGGNGGDRGDRGRSWSKGKKAEGGQWRGKKTGGDKSRRSFEGQAQAKSGQRRPRREQLGA, encoded by the coding sequence TTGAACGAATTTCAGGCCCTTGGCCTCTCCAATACCCTTCTCCGCTCGCTCAGCGCGCTCGGCTACGAAACCCCGACGCCGATCCAGAAGGCCTCCATTCCGATCGTTCTCGACGGTCACGACCTGATGGGCCTTGCCCAGACGGGCACCGGCAAGACGGCGGCGTTCGGCCTGCCGCTGATCCAGCAGCTGGTTGAAGAAAACACCCGGCCGGGACCGCGCGGCGTGCGCGCGCTGATCCTGTCGCCGACACGCGAACTGACCAACCAGATCGCCGACAGCCTGCGCGACTTCTCCAAGGGGATGCGGCTGCGCGTGCGCAAGGTGGTCGGCGGCGCCTCGATCCACAATCAGATCCGCGACCTGCAGCACGGCACCGACATTCTGGTCGCCACGCCGGGCCGGCTGATCGACCTGATCGAACGCCGCGCGCTGCATATCGACAACACCCGCCATCTGGTGCTCGACGAGGCCGACCAGATGCTCGATCTCGGCTTCATTCATTCGCTGCGCAAGATTGCGCGCGCCGTCGGTACGCCGCGCCAGACGCTGTTGTTCTCGGCGACCATGCCGAAGGCGATCGAACAGCTCGCGCAGGATTTCCTGAGCGACCCGCAACGCGTCGAATGTGCCACTCCCGGCAAGACTGCCGATCGCGTCGAACAGTCGGTGCATTTCGTCCACCGTCGCGGCAAGGCGACGCTGTTGAAGGAACTGCTTGGCAAGGATCCGGACCACCTGTCGCTGGTCTTTGCCCGCACCAAGCACGGCGCGGAAAAGCTGATGACGCACCTGGTCGCCTCGGGCTTCGACGCGGTCTCGGTGCACGGCAACAAGAGCCAGGGCCAGCGCGAGCGGGCGATCCGCGCATTCCGCAACGGCGAGGCGCGGGTGCTGGTGGCGACCGACGTCGCCGCGCGCGGCATCGACATTCCCGGCGTCAGCCACGTCTACAATTTCGATCTGCCGGAAGTCTCGGAAAGCTACGTCCACCGCATCGGCCGCACAGCGCGCGCCGGCGCCGAGGGTGAGGCGATCAGCTTTTGCAGCGACGACGAAGTGCACCTGCTGCGCGGTATCGAACGGCTGATCGGCATCAAGGTCAGGCATGCCGGCGGCGAGATGCCCGAGGGCATCGAAGAGGTCGCCAACAACCGCCGCGGACGGGGCAATCGCTCGAACGGCAAATCGGGCAAATTCGGCAAACCGAACCAGGGCCAGCGGAGCCGCTCCTCCTCCGAGCGCTCGTCGCGTCCCGACCGCAAGGCCGAGGGCGAAGCGGGCGGCCGCTCGGAGCGCCGTCGCGACGATCAGGCCGGCAATGGCGGCGATCGTGGCCGGCCGTGGAGCAAGGGCAAGAAGGTCGAGGGTGAGGCCCGCGCCCGCACGGATTACCGGCAGGAGGCCCGCCGCGACGATCAGAGCGGCAATGGCGGCAATGGCGGCGATCGCGGCGATCGCGGCCGATCGTGGAGCAAGGGCAAGAAGGCCGAGGGCGGCCAGTGGCGCGGCAAGAAGACTGGCGGCGACAAGTCTCGCCGCTCGTTCGAGGGCCAGGCCCAGGCGAAATCCGGTCAGCGCCGTCCGCGCCGGGAACAGCTCGGCGCATAA
- a CDS encoding chromosomal replication initiator protein DnaA, whose translation MTDKSGSDGKNSWDKVRRRLRAELGEEVFSSWFARVDVEACDKGSVHLSVPTRFLKQWIQSHYRDRLIDLWQQEHPEVRRVELSVRGALRPRPANVNSPTQNANADKAAPAAAPAGRASPAAPAAQPSATGRESGLNGSPLDPRLTFDNFVEGMSNNLALAAAKQVAASHNNGPLAFNPLFLHASVGLGKTHLLQAIAWSALQGAPERRVLYLTAEQFVYRFVASLRDQSAIDFKEMLRGIDLLLIDDMQFLQGRHVQQEFCHTLNALIDGARQVVVAADRAPFELEAVDERVRSRLGGGLLIQINAPDFQTRRAILDQRIALARRSAPDFTVPDEVLDYVARHVTANARDLDGAVNRMIAHNQLTGAAVSMEMAEAALRDLTRARESRRVRIEDIQRVVSKHYNVSRSDLVSERRTRTIVRPRQVAMYLAKTMTPRSLPEIGRHFGGRDHTTVLHAVRKIEELCRNDTGLAQEIDLIRRLLDL comes from the coding sequence ATGACGGACAAATCGGGTTCGGACGGCAAGAATTCGTGGGACAAGGTCCGTCGTCGTTTGCGTGCCGAACTCGGTGAAGAAGTCTTCTCGAGCTGGTTCGCTCGTGTCGATGTCGAGGCGTGCGACAAGGGCAGCGTTCACCTCTCGGTCCCGACCCGGTTTCTCAAGCAGTGGATTCAATCGCACTATCGCGACCGGCTGATCGACCTGTGGCAGCAGGAGCACCCGGAAGTCCGCCGCGTCGAACTCTCGGTGCGTGGCGCATTGCGTCCGCGCCCGGCCAACGTCAATTCGCCGACGCAGAATGCGAACGCCGACAAGGCGGCTCCGGCCGCTGCGCCGGCCGGTCGTGCCAGTCCCGCGGCCCCGGCCGCACAGCCGTCCGCGACCGGCCGCGAGAGCGGTCTGAACGGCTCGCCGCTCGATCCGCGCCTTACTTTCGACAATTTCGTCGAGGGCATGTCGAACAATCTGGCGCTCGCCGCCGCCAAACAGGTCGCCGCTTCCCACAATAACGGCCCGCTTGCCTTCAATCCGCTGTTCCTTCATGCCTCCGTCGGCCTCGGCAAGACTCACCTCCTGCAGGCCATCGCCTGGTCGGCCCTGCAGGGCGCGCCGGAGCGTCGGGTGCTCTATCTGACCGCCGAGCAGTTCGTCTATCGCTTCGTCGCCTCGCTGCGCGACCAGTCGGCGATCGACTTCAAGGAAATGCTGCGCGGCATCGACCTTCTGCTGATCGACGACATGCAGTTCCTGCAGGGTCGCCACGTGCAGCAGGAGTTCTGCCACACCCTCAATGCGCTCATCGACGGCGCCCGTCAGGTGGTTGTCGCCGCCGACCGCGCGCCGTTCGAACTCGAGGCGGTCGACGAGCGGGTGCGCTCGCGCCTCGGCGGCGGCCTGCTCATCCAGATCAACGCGCCGGACTTCCAGACCCGCCGCGCCATCCTCGACCAGCGTATCGCGCTGGCCCGCCGCTCGGCGCCGGACTTCACCGTTCCCGACGAGGTGCTCGACTATGTCGCCCGCCACGTCACCGCGAACGCCCGCGATCTCGACGGCGCGGTCAATCGCATGATCGCCCATAACCAGCTTACCGGTGCCGCCGTCAGCATGGAAATGGCCGAGGCCGCGCTGCGCGATCTGACCCGGGCGCGCGAAAGCCGCCGGGTGCGCATCGAGGACATCCAGCGCGTCGTCTCCAAGCACTACAATGTCAGCCGTTCCGATCTGGTCTCGGAGCGCCGCACGCGGACCATCGTCCGCCCCCGGCAGGTGGCGATGTATCTCGCCAAGACCATGACGCCGCGCTCGCTGCCCGAGATCGGGCGCCATTTCGGCGGTCGCGATCACACCACGGTGCTGCATGCCGTGCGCAAGATCGAGGAACTGTGCCGCAACGACACCGGGCTGGCGCAGGAGATCGACCTGATCCGCCGTCTGCTCGACCTGTAG
- a CDS encoding 30S ribosomal protein S20: MANTSSAKKMTRKIERRTQINKTRRSRMRGFVRKVEEALAAGDKEAANAALRAAEPEIMRAANKGVLHKNTASRKISRLAGRVGRLGA, from the coding sequence ATGGCCAACACCTCTTCGGCCAAGAAGATGACGCGCAAGATCGAGCGCCGCACCCAGATCAACAAGACCCGCCGCAGCCGCATGCGCGGTTTCGTCCGCAAGGTCGAGGAGGCGCTGGCCGCCGGCGACAAGGAAGCGGCGAACGCCGCGCTCCGCGCTGCCGAGCCGGAAATCATGCGCGCCGCCAACAAGGGCGTCCTGCACAAGAACACCGCCTCGCGGAAGATCTCGCGCCTCGCCGGTCGTGTCGGTCGCCTCGGCGCCTGA
- a CDS encoding enoyl-CoA hydratase — protein MAYENILVETRGKVGVVTLNRPKALNALNSELIAELNRALDHFEEDDKIGCIVLTGSQKAFAAGADIKEMSTLTYIDAYKNDFITTWDRVARNRKPIIAAVAGYALGGGCELAMMCDFILAADNAKFGQPEITLGVMPGAGGTQRLTRLVGKSKAMEMNLTGRLMDAEEAERAGLVSRIIPLDDLVDEAIKVATKIAEFSLPSVMMTKESVNRAYEMTLAEGVRFERRLFHAMFSTEDQKEGMAAFVEKRSPQFNNR, from the coding sequence ATGGCCTACGAAAACATTTTGGTTGAAACCCGCGGCAAGGTGGGCGTCGTCACGCTCAATCGCCCGAAGGCGCTCAATGCGCTGAATTCGGAGCTGATCGCGGAACTCAACCGCGCGCTCGATCATTTCGAGGAAGACGACAAGATCGGCTGCATCGTGCTGACCGGGTCGCAGAAGGCGTTCGCCGCCGGTGCCGACATCAAGGAAATGTCGACGCTGACCTATATCGACGCCTACAAGAATGACTTCATCACCACCTGGGACCGTGTCGCGCGCAACAGGAAGCCGATCATCGCCGCGGTCGCCGGCTATGCGCTCGGCGGCGGCTGCGAGCTCGCCATGATGTGCGACTTCATCCTGGCTGCCGATAACGCCAAGTTCGGCCAACCCGAGATCACGCTCGGTGTCATGCCCGGTGCCGGCGGCACCCAGCGCCTGACCCGCCTCGTCGGCAAGTCGAAGGCGATGGAGATGAATCTCACCGGCCGCCTGATGGACGCCGAGGAAGCCGAGCGCGCCGGGCTCGTCAGCCGTATCATCCCGCTCGACGATCTCGTCGACGAGGCCATCAAGGTCGCCACCAAGATCGCCGAGTTCTCGCTGCCGAGCGTCATGATGACCAAGGAATCGGTCAATCGCGCCTACGAAATGACGCTGGCCGAAGGGGTGCGCTTCGAGCGCCGCCTGTTCCACGCCATGTTCTCGACCGAGGACCAGAAAGAAGGCATGGCTGCCTTCGTTGAAAAGCGCTCGCCGCAGTTCAACAATCGCTGA
- a CDS encoding bifunctional DNA-formamidopyrimidine glycosylase/DNA-(apurinic or apyrimidinic site) lyase yields the protein MPELPEVETVRRGLQPVMEGARFAHVEQRRADLRFPFPERFAERLTGARVEALTRRAKYLLADLDTGEVLIMHLGMSGSFRILPAQDPKGFSDPEPGARLRDRPEGRPRGAVERRETGASDMMPEGDFYYARSKAEAHDHVVFTFENGDRVIYNDPRRFGFMILCARADLPAHPFFRDLGIEPLGNELDGAFLAARLAAKRTPLKAALLDQKTLAGLGNIYVCEALWRSGLSPRRVAATLATKAGGPTARSERLATAIRDVLTDAVAAGGSSLRDYVHTDGSLGYFQHSFSVYDREGEPCRKDGCGGTVTRTVQSGRSTFFCPKCQR from the coding sequence GTGCCCGAATTGCCCGAAGTCGAAACCGTGCGCCGCGGCCTGCAGCCGGTGATGGAAGGCGCGCGCTTTGCACATGTCGAACAGCGCCGCGCCGATCTGCGCTTTCCCTTCCCCGAACGCTTTGCCGAGCGGCTCACCGGCGCACGCGTCGAGGCGCTGACAAGGCGGGCGAAATATCTGCTTGCCGATCTCGATACCGGCGAGGTGCTGATCATGCATCTCGGTATGTCCGGCTCGTTCCGCATTCTGCCGGCGCAGGATCCGAAAGGTTTTTCGGACCCGGAGCCAGGAGCGCGACTGCGCGACCGGCCGGAAGGCCGCCCCCGCGGAGCCGTCGAACGACGTGAGACTGGCGCGAGCGACATGATGCCCGAAGGCGACTTCTACTATGCGCGCTCCAAGGCCGAGGCGCATGACCATGTCGTCTTCACCTTCGAGAACGGCGATCGCGTCATCTATAATGATCCGCGCCGCTTCGGTTTCATGATCCTGTGCGCCCGCGCCGACCTTCCTGCTCATCCCTTTTTCCGCGACCTCGGCATCGAGCCGCTCGGCAACGAGCTCGACGGCGCCTTTCTTGCCGCCCGCCTTGCGGCCAAGCGCACGCCGCTGAAGGCAGCCCTTCTTGACCAGAAGACGCTCGCCGGTCTCGGCAATATCTATGTCTGCGAGGCGCTGTGGCGGTCGGGCCTTAGCCCCCGACGTGTCGCGGCGACGCTGGCGACCAAAGCCGGCGGGCCGACGGCGAGGAGCGAACGGCTCGCAACCGCCATCCGCGACGTGCTCACCGACGCGGTCGCCGCCGGCGGCTCGTCGCTGCGCGACTACGTCCACACCGACGGTTCGCTCGGCTATTTCCAGCACAGCTTTTCCGTTTACGACCGAGAGGGCGAGCCGTGCCGCAAGGACGGCTGCGGCGGCACGGTCACGCGCACCGTGCAGTCCGGCCGCTCGACCTTTTTCTGCCCGAAATGCCAGAGGTAA
- a CDS encoding bifunctional demethylmenaquinone methyltransferase/2-methoxy-6-polyprenyl-1,4-benzoquinol methylase UbiE, producing the protein MDDTLAPEKSAADTAPKRPGGNETVFGFRSVAPGEKQPLVDDVFHTVARRYDLMNDVMSGGMHRVWKDAFVSWLAPPKTGRRPFEVLDVAGGTGDIAFRIVERSEHHAKVTVADINNAMLTVGRERAEQRGLGDEVDFVQGNAESLPFSSNRYDAYTIAFGIRNVPKIESALSEAFRILKPGGRFMCLEFSSVDLPMLDKVYDVYSFNLIPAMGRVFAGDAEPYRYLVESIRTFPKQERFAKMIRDAGFSRVSYRNLAGGAVAMHSGWKL; encoded by the coding sequence ATGGACGACACACTCGCACCCGAGAAATCCGCTGCCGACACCGCGCCGAAGCGGCCGGGCGGCAACGAAACCGTTTTCGGCTTCCGGTCGGTGGCGCCGGGCGAAAAGCAGCCGCTGGTCGACGATGTGTTCCACACCGTCGCGCGACGCTACGATCTGATGAACGACGTTATGTCGGGCGGCATGCACCGGGTTTGGAAGGACGCCTTCGTGTCCTGGCTGGCGCCGCCGAAGACCGGCCGGCGGCCGTTCGAGGTGCTCGACGTGGCCGGCGGCACCGGCGACATCGCATTCCGCATCGTCGAGCGCTCCGAGCATCATGCCAAGGTGACGGTCGCCGACATCAACAACGCGATGCTCACCGTGGGGCGCGAACGCGCCGAACAGCGCGGCCTTGGCGACGAGGTCGATTTCGTGCAGGGCAATGCCGAAAGCCTGCCGTTTTCGAGCAACCGCTACGACGCCTATACGATCGCGTTCGGCATCCGCAACGTGCCGAAGATCGAGTCGGCGCTGTCGGAAGCCTTCCGGATCCTGAAGCCGGGCGGGCGTTTCATGTGCCTCGAATTTTCGTCCGTCGACCTGCCCATGCTCGACAAGGTCTATGACGTCTATTCGTTCAACCTGATCCCGGCGATGGGGCGGGTGTTTGCCGGCGACGCCGAACCCTACCGCTATCTGGTCGAGTCGATCCGCACCTTCCCGAAGCAGGAACGTTTCGCCAAGATGATCCGCGACGCGGGTTTCTCGCGCGTCAGCTACCGCAATCTTGCCGGCGGCGCGGTCGCCATGCATTCGGGCTGGAAGCTGTAG
- the ubiB gene encoding 2-polyprenylphenol 6-hydroxylase translates to MGLGITPFFRLMRAGFVFLREGLPGLLAPPELPPNQQFLLKILKLFERRGVAADKGQRLSEAFARLGPSYIKLGQFLATRADVVGKDVARTLSRLQDSLPAFPNDEAKGVVRDAFGKPVAELFTSFGPAIAAASIAQVHKATIIDENGEERAFAVKVLRPGVRRRFAQDLESYYLAARLIERFHEPSRRLRPVAVVDTLARSVALEMDLRLEAAALSEMAENTANDPGFRVPGVDWTRIGRNVLTLEWIDGIKLNDFEALEKAGFDLPKLGANVIQSFLRHAMRDGFFHADMHPGNLFVEEDGTLVAVDLGIMGRLKPDERRFLAEILFGFIRRDYRRVSEVHFEAGYVPPHQDIDTFAQSLRAIGEPIHGHTASEISMARLLTQLFENTELFDMETRPELILLQKTMVVVEGVGRTLDPELDMWHTSEPVVREWIEGHLGPAAMLRDTAGGVGAVGRIVRDLPMLAERAERISADLARMGRDGFRFDAATAEAIGKAEARHTRSGRIALWIIAISMAAMAFAMY, encoded by the coding sequence ATGGGCCTTGGAATTACCCCCTTCTTCCGCCTGATGCGCGCGGGCTTCGTGTTCCTGCGCGAAGGGCTGCCGGGACTGCTGGCGCCGCCGGAGCTGCCGCCGAACCAGCAGTTCCTGTTGAAAATCCTGAAGCTGTTCGAGCGGCGCGGCGTTGCCGCCGACAAGGGCCAGCGGCTGTCGGAAGCCTTCGCGCGGCTCGGGCCCTCCTACATCAAGCTCGGCCAGTTTCTCGCAACCCGCGCCGACGTGGTCGGCAAGGATGTGGCGCGCACCCTGTCGCGGCTGCAGGACAGCCTGCCGGCGTTTCCCAATGACGAGGCGAAGGGCGTCGTGCGCGATGCCTTCGGCAAGCCGGTCGCCGAGCTGTTCACGAGTTTCGGTCCGGCGATTGCGGCCGCCTCCATCGCGCAGGTGCACAAGGCGACGATCATTGACGAGAACGGCGAGGAACGCGCCTTCGCGGTGAAGGTGCTACGTCCCGGCGTACGCCGCCGCTTCGCGCAGGATCTCGAAAGCTACTATCTCGCCGCGCGTCTCATCGAGCGGTTCCACGAACCATCGCGCCGGCTGCGCCCGGTCGCCGTCGTCGATACGCTGGCGCGCTCGGTGGCGCTCGAAATGGATCTCAGGCTCGAGGCCGCCGCGCTGTCGGAAATGGCCGAGAACACCGCGAACGATCCGGGTTTCCGCGTTCCCGGCGTCGATTGGACGCGGATCGGGCGCAACGTGCTGACGCTCGAATGGATCGACGGCATCAAGCTGAACGATTTCGAGGCGCTGGAAAAAGCCGGCTTCGATCTGCCGAAGCTCGGCGCCAATGTCATCCAGTCGTTCCTGCGCCACGCCATGCGCGACGGCTTCTTCCATGCCGACATGCATCCGGGCAACCTGTTCGTCGAGGAAGACGGCACGCTGGTCGCGGTCGATCTCGGCATCATGGGCCGACTGAAGCCCGACGAGCGGCGGTTCCTGGCGGAAATCCTGTTCGGCTTCATCCGCCGCGACTACCGGCGCGTGTCGGAGGTGCATTTCGAGGCCGGCTACGTGCCGCCGCATCAAGATATCGACACTTTCGCGCAGTCGCTTCGCGCCATCGGCGAGCCGATCCACGGCCACACGGCCTCGGAAATCTCCATGGCGCGGCTTTTGACGCAGCTGTTCGAGAACACCGAGCTGTTCGACATGGAAACGCGGCCGGAGCTGATCCTGCTGCAGAAGACCATGGTCGTGGTCGAGGGCGTCGGGCGCACGCTCGATCCCGAACTCGACATGTGGCACACCTCCGAGCCGGTGGTGCGCGAGTGGATCGAAGGCCATCTCGGCCCAGCCGCCATGCTGCGCGACACCGCCGGCGGCGTCGGCGCGGTCGGGCGGATCGTGCGCGACCTGCCGATGCTGGCGGAACGGGCGGAGCGGATCTCCGCCGATCTCGCCCGCATGGGCCGCGACGGGTTCCGCTTCGACGCGGCAACTGCGGAAGCGATCGGCAAGGCGGAAGCCCGCCACACGCGTTCGGGCCGCATTGCGCTGTGGATTATCGCAATCTCCATGGCCGCGATGGCGTTCGCCATGTATTGA
- a CDS encoding orotate phosphoribosyltransferase, producing the protein MTDTNAKILPALDRAALKAIIKARSFSQGTNVTLASGRASTFYFDMKPTMLDPNGAVQVALAMADIIAPLDADYVGGLAMGAVPIVSSIAPVSAIAGAPIEVFFVRKEAKGHGAQRQIEGLAAGETLEGKKVVIVEDVTTTGGSALQAVEVVRAAGGTVADIVTIVDREEGAEANLTPEGITLHAVFKASEFKD; encoded by the coding sequence ATGACCGACACCAACGCGAAAATTCTTCCCGCACTCGACCGCGCGGCGCTGAAAGCGATCATCAAGGCGCGCTCGTTCTCGCAAGGCACCAATGTGACGCTCGCCTCGGGCCGGGCCAGCACCTTCTATTTCGACATGAAGCCGACCATGCTCGACCCGAACGGCGCAGTCCAGGTCGCGCTCGCCATGGCCGACATCATCGCGCCGCTCGACGCCGACTATGTCGGCGGGCTCGCCATGGGCGCGGTGCCGATCGTGTCGTCGATCGCCCCGGTCAGCGCCATTGCCGGCGCGCCGATCGAGGTGTTCTTCGTGCGCAAGGAAGCCAAGGGCCACGGCGCCCAGCGCCAGATCGAGGGCCTTGCCGCCGGCGAGACGCTCGAAGGCAAGAAGGTCGTCATCGTCGAGGACGTGACGACGACGGGCGGCTCGGCGCTGCAGGCCGTCGAGGTGGTGCGCGCGGCCGGCGGAACGGTCGCCGACATCGTCACCATCGTCGACCGCGAGGAAGGTGCCGAGGCCAACCTGACTCCTGAAGGCATCACCCTGCACGCGGTCTTCAAGGCGAGCGAATTCAAGGACTGA
- a CDS encoding alkylated DNA repair dioxygenase, producing the protein MTDTRLDGGDGLVIWPGRLDRCAQEALLEAIADAVRTAPFFIPRMPRTAKPFSVVMTNCGPLGWVADINGYRYQKQHPDTGNLWPPIPAALLALWEDLTGYAAPPEACLVNYYRPDARMSLHRDEDEDALDAPILSVSLGDTALFRIGGRERKGKTRSFRLASGDVLMLSGEMRHAYHGIDRLYPGTSTLLARHADLFPDGGRINLTLRRVAKVR; encoded by the coding sequence ATGACGGACACAAGGCTCGACGGCGGCGACGGTCTCGTCATCTGGCCGGGCCGGCTCGACCGGTGTGCACAAGAGGCGCTGCTCGAGGCGATTGCTGACGCCGTTCGCACCGCGCCGTTCTTCATCCCCCGCATGCCGCGCACCGCCAAGCCCTTTTCCGTCGTCATGACCAATTGCGGCCCGCTCGGCTGGGTCGCCGACATCAACGGCTATCGTTATCAGAAACAGCACCCCGACACCGGCAATCTCTGGCCGCCGATCCCGGCCGCGCTTCTTGCCTTGTGGGAAGACCTGACCGGCTATGCCGCCCCGCCGGAGGCCTGCCTCGTCAACTACTACCGCCCCGACGCGCGCATGAGCCTGCACCGTGACGAGGACGAGGACGCGCTCGACGCGCCGATCCTCTCGGTCTCGCTGGGCGACACGGCGCTGTTTCGCATCGGCGGGCGGGAACGCAAGGGCAAGACCCGCTCGTTCCGGCTGGCGAGCGGCGACGTGCTGATGCTGTCGGGCGAGATGCGCCACGCCTATCACGGCATCGACCGACTCTATCCCGGCACCTCGACGCTGCTGGCGCGCCATGCCGACCTCTTCCCCGACGGCGGCCGGATTAATCTGACCCTGCGGCGGGTGGCCAAGGTGCGCTGA